The Osmia bicornis bicornis chromosome 11, iOsmBic2.1, whole genome shotgun sequence genome includes the window TTAAAACAGCTTGTAGTATTACGACTTAATTATCTAGGAAACCATATTTCTTCGATTATTTTGTGATCGAATATTTCCATATAATTTTTCACTGAATAGTACTAAAACTGTAAATAATTTTGCTAATATTCTTTGATGTTTGCTTAAGAACATATTGTATTTAGTATTTGAAAATCTGACTGCAGGCATTCCACAAGTGCTGATAACATTATACAATTCGTTATTATATAACAAAATACATGCTTCTTCCAGTCTCATTCTTTCTCTTcaaacaaaaaaacaaaacaaaaaaaatctAAGGAACATTAAAAGCAATATTTAGAATTGAACGCCTACTAAAGTATTAGTTTAACTGTGTGTGTTTTAAGTTTCTACAGGAGAGACAAAAGATTGAATAAAACTAAGCATAccttttgatatttttttctagATATTGCTTTCAGTGTTGGCGTGTGTACGTTCGTGTGTatgtgttttcttttttcgttttagaaaatttttaaacgactGAAAGATACAAAATGTCTCAGGTAGCCATGCGAGTTTAAACGAAAACAAACACTGTACATTTTTCCActattttcttaaaatatgCGTTTATCCgttgaaaattctaattttacataaatatgaGTTCTCTTTTACCCGTATATACCATGATATTGAACTTAATAAATACCATATTGCTTTTACCGCTTTTATAAAAGTTTATGTGTtagtaaagaaatttgttACCCGATAATGCCATTTCTGATATTGTTTTTACAACTTGTGAAGTTTTCCTCTAACATGTGATATACAAAGAGTTATCAAGAGACATAGGGAATATTAAGTACTGATTTATTTACAACAGGAAGTCTTCAATTTATGAAGTGTTGAGTACAATAACGTTCTTTGGTAATATTAGATAGTTAAAGCACTCTATTCCAATACTTcctgtaattaattttttttttttttattaaaactaaAGAGTTATTGCTTTTAATCTGACTTCGTTGCAGTAAAtcaaaatttcttatttattattcattctacATAGAGAAAATGTGTACTTATATTATTTATCTATAGTCTTATAGTTCCAATGAGtatcaaaattttttcttcatcatctgttgtaataaaatattataaaacatCACGAGTTTCTTACTAATTTATAAAGTTACATTTCTGAATAACTGTAAATGATAATTTGATAAGATTATTTAGAATTTACCGTAATGTATTATCAATAAGTAATCAGTAGTTGTACATAAGCTCAATGATTACATTGCTTTTAAGAAATTGTCTTTTAATCACGATAAATAATATCCACGTCATTTTTTGTTTGATTTAGACTGCTTAAGAAACGGAAAGAGAAGCAAAAAGAGACTAAATGGATACCCTTAAATTAGACGACATTAGGATCCCAACAAAGATATGTTCAGCTTTGTGAAATGCATACGTAAATGTGATTATCACATTATCAcatttatgtatgtacacgTTCGTGATATATAAAAGTTTGCCTATGTCTTTTTTATGTAACGATGATATCTGTATGTATAAACGAATCATGTTTTATACGATTACAACAATTACAAAATCCGCTTATACACACTCGTGCATTGTATTTcgattattttacatttagtGCATGGACAATTATCCTGTAATTATTCTCAGGTGAATATGCCATAAAGTTCGATATGTACGATGTGGATTGATTGTCCTGAACACCAGGAAATAATCGAATAGAATTAGAATCAAATTAAACATTGATATGCATTGTACTGATACATCATAGCATTTATAAACTCCATCTAATGGTACATCGAAGAGGAATTGTACACAAAATAAAAAGTCTTTGATgcataaattaaattgattgaaCAAGCTAAATCCTTAAGAAACATAATTTGATTCACTGATTCAATTTACATTAATCTATCCGACagtcaaatttaatattagaGCGAATCAAATTTAGTTTGAATTTCTTGTCAAGTATTTAATACAGTTTTTGTATGAACacattatattacaataaTGGTCTGAAATTTTATGTACTACTGCATATCGTTTTTTGTAATATGGATTGGTATATGATATTTTAATTCGTGTATAATGTAtgtgtaaagaaaaaaatgtaagaaattttatctttcttcAAAGATTTAGTTGAATGAGATAGAAAGTAAGCACAGTATTTAAGAAAGAAGTGTAACATGTTAGAACAGATTTGCTTAGTACTTGCAATTTACTTATTTGTAAAGTATTGAATTTTGTATTCTGCCAATGTTTCTACAgacaaatgaaaaacaaaatcaCTCACTCAGATATTACATCCCAGATCTGAGATTAAGTTGAAATAAACTTATTTACTTCAATATTATGGTGAAATTCGTTtgtgaaattctttttttatttttcccgCCCCACTATATCTATAATTCAACGATTAATTTTCCTTCAAAGttttaatgattaaaaaatcttttataCGGTTCTATTACGCGGgaaaggaaatttaaaaaaaatttgggACAGCGCTATCTAGCGGATATATACGTATTTACAATACACATTGTAAGTTGTGGTAAAACAGGCAAGATTATCGGCTGTACTTCTGAAAACCTCCATGCTCCAAATAGgctgaaattttggaaataggtttgtttttaataaaaatgatgattccaagaaggatttttggcgactcgagaaaaaattttttatcatttgatAACAGTAGATGCACATACTATGCCGGTAAAATAGGGAGTGACATCCATGtgataacaaattttttttcgagtcgccaaaaatccttctcgcaatcatcatttttatcaaaaaagAATCTATTTCCAAAATTGGAGCCAATTCGGAGCATGGAGATTTTCGGAAGTTTAGCCAGATTATCATATCAACTGTGCTCTGTATATGCAGACCTAACATTACCTGGGGATGTCTGGACCCCCCAAGAAATAAAGCATGTCCAGTCTTTCTGAATCTGTAGTCACTGTGTAAATTGCAGAATGTTTTATAAATGTGGTGCAACGTGTGTTTTCGGTTGTAACAAGACTAATTTttcatgtatattacaaaatttaacaatataataatatgatgaCATGCAGagttgaaaaaatttttaaaataaatgaatgtgtTCAATGtgttatacattttataacgtCTATAGATCTtagtttcatttaattttttcgttTCATTCATGAAATGGTGAGATCCACGATTGAAATAAAGTTTCAATATGTGCAAAAATTCTTAGTACCATTACTTTGCTTAAGTGTAATAgccttatttatttatttaaatcatgTACAACCTTATTATTATATTGATGAGGTTTTCCACATAACTCAGACATTACAATATTGTGATGGCAACTTTACCCAGGtatgtttttgtttttaattcatttttatttttcaaagtttgctgcattaataatttcaaatattgaaatattcactctttaatttataattaaatacatCTGAAAAATGCCTCAGAATATATCTAActtaataaattgaattcgAGGGATGTATTATTTTCAGTGGGATCCAAAAATTACTACTTTACCTGGATTATATATTCTAGCAACTTTAATATTGTCACCCTTAAAACTTTGTAACACCTTTTATTTGAGATGTATAAGTTTACTTGGAATATTTTTAAGCCTATATCTTATTAACGGTATActtaaacaaatttcaataacacATTGGATGCAAAGATGGGATAAACGGATAAGATTTGCAGTGGCTTGTAATATTATGTTTTTTCCACCTTTATTTTTCTGGCATTTCTTATATTATACCGATGTTATATCAATTGATGCAGTATTATTGATGTTATTGTTACATCTACATAAACAGTTTAAAATGGCAGCTATTGTAGGTATGTATGAAAGTAACTGAACATGTGATACATTGAAACGAAAAGTTAGAAACTACAATGAATATTGCATAGGTTTTTTGTCTGTGTTCATTCGGCAAACAAATATCATTTGGGTTGCATTTCTTACCATGGAGCGTGGATTTGATTTGTTAGATAATAAAATAGGTAAATCAATTTCACCAGAACAATATAGTTCAATAACTTATTTGAAAGTGAGTAAATTATTATCAAGAAAAgcataaatatatttaatccATCTAatattatatactttttagCTGCTgtggaaaaaaataatagatgAAGTATATGGCGGATGGAGATCACTTGCGAAATTTATAAGTGAAATATGCATAGAATTGTTTCCATATGCTGCAGTATGTTTGATGTTTGTTGCATTTGTTTTTTGGAACAAAGGAATTGTAGTTGGAGACAGAACAGCTCATACTCCCACTGTTCACATTCCTCAGTTACTATATTTTTCTgcgttccttttttctttctcatgGCCATATATGATTGTTTATTGGAaagattatttgaaatttatctgTAAACATTTGATTCTTGAAAGTCTCATTCTGATACTTCTAACTTTAATAGTTCATTTTAACACTCTTGTTCATCCGTATGTATTGGCTGACAATAGGCATTACGTGTTTTATTTTTGGAACAAGTTTATGGGTAGATACTggttattcaaatatttgctAGTACCTGTATATTCATTCACTTTGTACGCAATGTTTTGTGGGATGAAACACTTAAGGTTCGTGTCCCAAATCAACTATATTTTTATGGTTTCTATAGTACTTATTCCTCAGTTGCTTATAGAACCACGTTATTTTATCATTCCATATATACTTTATCGTTTATTCATTCAAAAACCACTGAAGTGGCAAATTATAGCAGAATCAATGACTACATTAATAGTAAATTTTCTGCAGTTCtatatttttgttaacaaGGTGTTTTATTGGAGCGATCAACCCCATCCTCAAAGGATTTCttggtaaaataaagcagtgTATATCGAATTTCACATAATGTCatttctttaataaatcataaaactttcaaaggtgttatattattttcctttgAAATGATAATCGTAGACGTTATGTAAATTAGAATATCACATCATCATTTATTACTTTCATTACATTCTTCTCTAAGGAGTAGTAACTATATAAGTGTGAATGGTTGCTCACACACTGTAGTCCTTTCTATTCGCATTATGATCTAGATAATTTGAATAACGTAACGCGACTAGCAAATATCTCGACTAAAATCAGTTGGTTATTTGTACTAAAAGAAATCCgtatgtataaaaattgatacgaaaaaatgaaataacaaCGAAATTCCTATGTGCATCCCAACATTTCTTTATCCAGTTATTCTGTAATTAAGATATGTTTTAATCGAAGCAACGGTACTCGTAAAACACACCTAGAAAATGGTAATTAGTTTCAATACATTTGGAGGGATTTCATTATCTTCCTACATTGTGATTATGACTACCTTTGTCGTTTCATGTTTTACACTTTTAAACGTTATCTTGAAAATCTTTATCAAAAAACTTTCCTTACGCCGTCAGTCTTACAAGTATGTACTTCATTTACAGTGTCATTTTACGAGTATCGTTACTATTGTTCCATTGTTATCCGCATAATCTTTATCGTACGAAAACTTATagtttcaataataatttcgTTCAAGATTAGGAATTTAATTGTATGTTTATCAAGAAATTTTTATGCTGATACATCGTGAAATTAAATCGATAAAACTGGATACGTATCACATAAGTAAACGTTATGACACCTGAtgcaataattttcatttgaaaagaACAACTGCCGAATACTACTGTAACAATCCCGCTGTCAAGGATTACATAACCCTTAACGTACCAATGGGGGTCCTCGAAGGACCCCAGAGAGTAATGTTTTATGATTCTGCCGTAACTATATTATATGTAACCCGGATCCGTTTaagataaatattacataattagATTTATAATACGTTCgctcaaaaatataaaaaaaaaaataaaaacagacTTAGGGTTCCGGCAGGGCCCCGGTTGGTATACTACGATACATATTTGgattgatttatttaactgacttcgaaaaaggaggaggttactcaattcgatcagtatatatatatatatttttcttgtcGAATGCATTGGCATTTATGGCATAATAATATGAACAGGCGGTTCCCTTCACTTCGAAATAAAAGGGAGCTGCTATCTTTTGGCCACCCAAAAGCGCGTTTGGCCAACAATGCTTATTTAACTAACATATATTTTTAGACATCCAAAGAACCTAATTTGAGTAACCTTTCACACTAAAATGttgagaaattttaaaaataccatGGGGCCCGCGTTAACGACCTAGGCTTGGTATGTTAAGGGTTAAAAGAAGGATAGAAATAAAGAATGGCGTTGTATATATTGTCGAAGTTACCGCCTTAGTGCCTTAGAAAAGTTGTAGCTACACTTTCATCATTCGTTAAACAACTTGTCACGTCTATTATGCGCACACTTCGAACACGATAAAATTCGAATAAATTACACGCTTTAAATTgccagggccggccctgggcctaggcagactagCGCTCCCATAAGACGACTTTgcgtctaagaatgcaagaagagtaatgtttatttaatgtaaatgcaaatctaaattagttatacaagctttaatgttaattttataaattttatttgaggtactTTATGTGAAGGGGCCGTTTTCCGGAGCTCGCCTCGGACCCCtgaaatctcagggccggccctgtaAATTGCCATATGGAAAGTGCGTATCTGCTAATCGGTAATTTCGAAAGCAATTCAAGTACTCTTGAACATGATTAGATAATCTGaaaattgttttcatttttatttcgcaTGATAAAGATTAAACGTGCCATTCAGTTCTATTCTTCATAAAGTCTTTAGCACCCACTCAcgcaaatatttaatttgcaaGAAGCCATCATTATCTAATAACAGATTATTGCTTTCACGATAAATCTCCGCTCGTTTAAGGTAGACCTTTAAACAATTTATACATtgtttctgtaaatatttaaataaaatcatgTGTAACACCGATATGAAATAATCATAATTTGTTTTCcatattgtaaatttaaagaaaaacattaCAATTAGAATTTCATGTTGCAGCATTAGAAGATCATTTTGTTTCTCGAGTAACAAGGGCGGAGATTAAATCTTCGATCGactttcaataattaaaaattgagcCACAAATTTTCTTGTGGCTCGAGAATTCTTCTATATCACTTGCATTACTTTGGTAATCAATATTGCATAATAAGATGTTGATTCAAAAAGTCTGTTACAATTctaaaataattctttgatCATCGCCTTTATTCTATCTTTGGCCTTCGTTCTTAAATGAACAAATTTTTACAGTGTAATCTTGTCGCAGACcttttgaaacattttattacattgcatttcattctttttccCTACCTACGCATGCATTCGATATGAATATCCACATTTCACGACTAAAACGTTCTCTGCCGTGAATTGTATAACAATCATTCTTATTTCTTACGAAATTTCAAAGTCCGTTAAAAACTGGTGCACTTCCTGTCTTTTCGCACCGACGTATTTTTTATCCCCTTAGTGACTGATTATTTTAATGTAtcatatacataaatatatagGCGAccttttattgaaaataatgtaaactAGCATCTTCAAAGGGGTGAAAAATCAGAAtagttttaattataaaaattagtatTTCCTTACGTTATAAACGTAAGTATTCTATCCCTTTTGTATACCTAAAGAAATACTATTTTGCAGGAAATAACTCTACACACTTATTTGATACACGACGAAAATATTGCACTGCAAAGATATGTTCTCAGAAAGAATATTTGTACAACGATAAGTACAAAAAAAGTAACTATCATTCTATTAAAAAACCTACTAAATCTCTCTCAGATAAAGTATGACTAAACCTAGGACGAACAACGAATAAATAGCTTTGTAAAGCGAAACGGAAGATAATGCGAGACACTGTATTCGTCTATGAGGCTTTTCCTATTATAGTTTTCCTACATCCTGTGACATCATCGCGCCAACTAATATTCAAACGAATCACTTTCCCGGGCTAATTGGTCATTGACCTACAGAGTACATACTGATTACAGTAACAGTTCAAACCTAAAtgttaatatataaaataattatcaagCTATGCTATGCAGAGCTATATCTTTTAGCAACAAAATTTAGTATTTGTAGTCTGCCCTTCCTAGTCTTCCACTTTCCTCCAGATTAACTTTGAGCTATTATAGAAAGCTACATTCTATTCAAAATCATTTGACTGTTAAAGAATATCGAGATAATAAGATTTGTTGAAATTCTTTGAACAAGCCAAATAATTCTGAACACACAACTTCCCATAAATTCctttgaaataagaaaaataaaaataaatcattgcTATACCAACCAGTAACTTACGATACTTCAGGCACTGAATCACTTTGTTTCTCGTACATACGGATGattcaaaatcaaattgaGCTGGAAAATTCAGAATTCAACATCATACTATCTGTTGTTTCAATTTAACCAGGTTCGTTTCACCGTACAGCTTCATATCTAGCGGTGCACTTGGCTCGTTCTTCTTAGTCTGCGTGTGCCACGCGAGAACCTTCGTACAATTGTCAGCCAAAAACTCGATGTCTTTTGGCTCGAACGGAGCGAGACTTTTTAGGAAACCATCCTCCTCGTAGCCAGCCTTAAACGGCATGGTGGCGTTCGGTCGTTGATGCAGGAATTTCACGCTCACTGCGAACCCTGCCATATCTACAGGGAACTTCCGGCCGGCTATCCAACCGTCGTAAAATCCGACGAACTTTTCGTTCTTGATAATGGGAGAGCTCAAGCCAAACTTTGTGCACAATCCCACGGGGAACATTGAGACTTTCTTCGTTTTACGTATCTGAAACACATGATACGGTTAATAAGTAGAAAAACtgatgaataaaattaactaAACACTGCAATAGAGCTTGAAGagtaatttttctaatttaactAGGTAGATTGAACTCGTCTTCTATTTATCACCTAAATATCGCAGTTAACATATGTATAAAACTTTCATACCTCATCGAAAAGGCTTATATCATACGTATTATCATCGTcagcaaaataaaaaacgcCATTGGTCGCGTTTGCCCTGATCCACTGTAAACCACGGTTCCGATTAGATACACCCCGTGGTTTGGCACCTTTCTTCTGCTTGTACTTTTCAGGCATCGGGGCTGAAAAGATTAGAAAAGCGTTAGAGACACGTCGAACCTTGGTCCGTCCAATATTATACATAAGTTAGCTCGTGCAAAGGCTGACACGATTCTCGTTTGGAAGACCACGGCTACATATTTAACGTACACTGCGGAGCTACAAAATCAATATAACGCTTTTTCATCGAGACCTTTGCGGTTGTTCCAATTAATTCTCCAACAAGCCGGTCGATCAACCAAATTAATCTCACAGAAACTATTTACACCGGTCGTGTTCAGTCGTTTACTGAAAGCATTTTGGAAACTTTTAATATCTACCCTACCGTCCATAAGTCACCGCACACTCTCTAAAACAGAGTActctttttaaaattcgaccaaatgacttgaggtttctttagaagctatacaaattaatttactaagatatgtgcttttgtcgcTGAGGGGCACTTTtataattctttcttttcggCTTGCAATGAAAATTAGTTCATCAATTCTCTTGATTTTTTCCTTCAGAAAACAAAATCAGAAAGGCTATAATATATTGCTACAGCGTGTCCCGACACCTGCGATCTTGGTAGACACTTTTAGTTCCTGAGATATGAACATTCATAGTTCAATGAAATTCCCCATAACCAGTCAGAACCAGTTGCAAATGCATGAAAAGCATGGGTCACCATGAAGCAACGGATCTTAACTTTCCCAATCAAGAGAAGAACGACTTTTTATCTTTCAGAAATTTTGCTGGTTTTAGcctacttttatgtcatgaaacgGGGTATTTTGTATCCGGCAACCTATTAACTCTTCCATTCCCTGGTACCCTAGTACCTATACATATTTACCAGTTAAATGTTCAAACTTTAATCCCGTTCGTTCCAGTAGCCTGGTGACTTGTCTGGTAGCGGTAGTCGCGTCTTCTATAACCAGCCAATGCACGTTCTTCACCAGCATCAAAGTGTGCGACATTCTGGTGAGCTCTGGTATCTGTTCAGGCCTTCTGTACGTCGGCGTGATTATGTAGAGCGGTTCCAGCGTTTCGTTAGGCTTGGCCATAGGCTGATGATTCAGCGTTACCATCGTCACTGTCGGTGATCGTAAGATCTTGGAATTATTCTCGGACGATTCGAAGATATTCTTGTTCAAGTGATTCACTAGCTGTTGGACCAACAACGATGCCAGATCAGGGCTTAGCCCGTTCGTCTCTTGAACTCTGCGCACCGCGCTTTTGAcctggaaaaagaaaataacgaaCGGAACCACGTTTAGAACGAAACGAGTAGACCCGAACTGGGTTTTAGAGATAGCTTTTCGGATCTTAATTTGATCTTAAAGTGTTCACCATTTGTTCCGTGAACTTGGACGTCCTTACATAATTTTCAACTTCCTCCTGAGACAGTACTGGCACGTCTACCGATCCGTCCGTGTTGAACATCTGATCGAATCGAACCCCGGTGGACAAATGATACTGGTAGAACACCACGAACACACCTATCACCGCGAGCATC containing:
- the LOC114877718 gene encoding galactosylgalactosylxylosylprotein 3-beta-glucuronosyltransferase P isoform X3 — encoded protein: MRPSMKMGMLAVIGVFVVFYQYHLSTGVRFDQMFNTDGSVDVPVLSQEEVENYVRTSKFTEQMVKSAVRRVQETNGLSPDLASLLVQQLVNHLNKNIFESSENNSKILRSPTVTMVTLNHQPMAKPNETLEPLYIITPTYRRPEQIPELTRMSHTLMLVKNVHWLVIEDATTATRQVTRLLERTGLKFEHLTAPMPEKYKQKKGAKPRGVSNRNRGLQWIRANATNGVFYFADDDNTYDISLFDEIRKTKKVSMFPVGLCTKFGLSSPIIKNEKFVGFYDGWIAGRKFPVDMAGFAVSVKFLHQRPNATMPFKAGYEEDGFLKSLAPFEPKDIEFLADNCTKVLAWHTQTKKNEPSAPLDMKLYGETNLVKLKQQIV
- the LOC114877718 gene encoding galactosylgalactosylxylosylprotein 3-beta-glucuronosyltransferase P isoform X1, with the translated sequence MLLHSNKKFQCYFQRRWNKTRRIFIGNNITSKLYTGPGIMRPSMKMGMLAVIGVFVVFYQYHLSTGVRFDQMFNTDGSVDVPVLSQEEVENYVRTSKFTEQMVKSAVRRVQETNGLSPDLASLLVQQLVNHLNKNIFESSENNSKILRSPTVTMVTLNHQPMAKPNETLEPLYIITPTYRRPEQIPELTRMSHTLMLVKNVHWLVIEDATTATRQVTRLLERTGLKFEHLTAPMPEKYKQKKGAKPRGVSNRNRGLQWIRANATNGVFYFADDDNTYDISLFDEIRKTKKVSMFPVGLCTKFGLSSPIIKNEKFVGFYDGWIAGRKFPVDMAGFAVSVKFLHQRPNATMPFKAGYEEDGFLKSLAPFEPKDIEFLADNCTKVLAWHTQTKKNEPSAPLDMKLYGETNLVKLKQQIV
- the LOC114877717 gene encoding putative Dol-P-Glc:Glc(2)Man(9)GlcNAc(2)-PP-Dol alpha-1,2-glucosyltransferase isoform X1 translates to MVRSTIEIKFQYVQKFLVPLLCLSVIALFIYLNHVQPYYYIDEVFHITQTLQYCDGNFTQWDPKITTLPGLYILATLILSPLKLCNTFYLRCISLLGIFLSLYLINGILKQISITHWMQRWDKRIRFAVACNIMFFPPLFFWHFLYYTDVISIDAVLLMLLLHLHKQFKMAAIVGFLSVFIRQTNIIWVAFLTMERGFDLLDNKIGKSISPEQYSSITYLKLLWKKIIDEVYGGWRSLAKFISEICIELFPYAAVCLMFVAFVFWNKGIVVGDRTAHTPTVHIPQLLYFSAFLFSFSWPYMIVYWKDYLKFICKHLILESLILILLTLIVHFNTLVHPYVLADNRHYVFYFWNKFMGRYWLFKYLLVPVYSFTLYAMFCGMKHLRFVSQINYIFMVSIVLIPQLLIEPRYFIIPYILYRLFIQKPLKWQIIAESMTTLIVNFLQFYIFVNKVFYWSDQPHPQRISW
- the LOC114877717 gene encoding dol-P-Glc:Glc(2)Man(9)GlcNAc(2)-PP-Dol alpha-1,2-glucosyltransferase isoform X2, with protein sequence MVRSTIEIKFQYVQKFLVPLLCLSVIALFIYLNHVQPYYYIDEVFHITQTLQYCDGNFTQWDPKITTLPGLYILATLILSPLKLCNTFYLRCISLLGIFLSLYLINGILKQISITHWMQRWDKRIRFAVACNIMFFPPLFFWHFLYYTDVISIDAVLLMLLLHLHKQFKMAAIVGFLSVFIRQTNIIWVAFLTMERGFDLLDNKIAAVEKNNR
- the LOC114877718 gene encoding galactosylgalactosylxylosylprotein 3-beta-glucuronosyltransferase P isoform X2 — protein: MLLHSNKKFQCYFQRRWNKTRRIFIGNNITSKLYTGPGIMRPSMKMGMLAVIGVFVVFYQYHLSTGVRFDQMFNTDGSVDVPVLSQEEVENYVKSAVRRVQETNGLSPDLASLLVQQLVNHLNKNIFESSENNSKILRSPTVTMVTLNHQPMAKPNETLEPLYIITPTYRRPEQIPELTRMSHTLMLVKNVHWLVIEDATTATRQVTRLLERTGLKFEHLTAPMPEKYKQKKGAKPRGVSNRNRGLQWIRANATNGVFYFADDDNTYDISLFDEIRKTKKVSMFPVGLCTKFGLSSPIIKNEKFVGFYDGWIAGRKFPVDMAGFAVSVKFLHQRPNATMPFKAGYEEDGFLKSLAPFEPKDIEFLADNCTKVLAWHTQTKKNEPSAPLDMKLYGETNLVKLKQQIV